In Streptomyces globosus, the following proteins share a genomic window:
- a CDS encoding diguanylate cyclase domain-containing protein — MDSVLRAQARFGQRALLLTTAALPLTGWAVHAVALHKRLAATRRDPLTGLLRRDSYTARARRLLARRDDVAVVLVDQNHFKSINDTLGHAAGDAVLAAVAARLSAWTGPRGVVGRLGGDEFAVVVPLPADSLEQRLAQLVRMLHTPVVLDDGRAVDVGASVGAAVPREVGSRDLSLLQRAADAALYEGKHSGRAILATRQHLTVPSINGRRAGRPGTRVWGRAA, encoded by the coding sequence ATGGACTCCGTCCTGCGCGCTCAGGCCCGGTTCGGGCAGCGCGCACTCTTACTGACCACCGCCGCGCTGCCGTTGACCGGCTGGGCCGTCCACGCCGTCGCACTGCACAAGCGGCTCGCCGCCACCCGCCGTGACCCGCTGACCGGTCTGCTGCGCCGCGACTCCTACACCGCCCGCGCCCGCCGGCTCCTGGCGCGCCGCGACGACGTGGCCGTGGTCCTGGTCGACCAGAACCACTTCAAGTCCATCAACGACACGCTGGGCCACGCGGCCGGTGACGCTGTCCTGGCCGCCGTCGCCGCCCGGCTCTCCGCCTGGACGGGCCCGCGCGGCGTCGTTGGTCGGCTGGGCGGCGACGAGTTCGCCGTCGTTGTCCCGCTCCCCGCCGACAGCCTGGAGCAGCGCCTGGCGCAGCTGGTCCGGATGCTGCACACCCCGGTCGTCCTCGACGACGGCCGCGCCGTCGACGTCGGCGCTTCGGTCGGCGCCGCAGTCCCGCGCGAGGTCGGCTCCCGCGACCTGAGCCTGCTGCAACGGGCTGCCGACGCCGCCCTATACGAAGGCAAGCACTCCGGCCGGGCGATCCTCGCGACCCGGCAGCACCTCACGGTGCCGTCCATCAACGGCCGCCGAGCCGGCCGCCCCGGTACCAGGGTGTGGGGACGGGCCGCCTGA
- a CDS encoding AAA family ATPase, with translation MTSPTFPYLPDSCLVVLIGASGAGKSTLASTWPASQVLSLDALRETVSDDAGDQDATGDAVAALHLLLEARMRRRRFTVVDATNGTPASRAPLVAAAKRHNMPAIAVMVSTPVSVCVERQGPRSANRTVPDDTVRTQHTAMVRSHPKLLAEGFNEVFFSESLCQLLPFLQRLGDARQADLGLDGGDGLGEMLLVRRVFGEEVLPLWRWKPGSKAAGGDRVAEIHLGQQ, from the coding sequence ATGACGTCCCCGACCTTCCCGTATCTGCCGGACAGCTGCCTGGTCGTCCTGATCGGGGCCAGCGGCGCGGGCAAGTCCACGCTCGCCTCCACCTGGCCCGCCTCGCAGGTCCTCTCCCTCGACGCGCTACGCGAGACGGTCAGCGACGACGCCGGCGACCAGGACGCGACCGGCGACGCCGTCGCCGCCCTGCATCTGCTGCTGGAAGCCCGGATGCGCCGCCGCCGGTTCACCGTCGTGGACGCCACGAACGGCACCCCCGCGTCCAGGGCGCCGCTGGTCGCCGCCGCCAAGCGGCACAACATGCCCGCCATCGCGGTCATGGTCTCCACCCCGGTCTCCGTGTGCGTGGAGCGCCAAGGCCCGCGTTCGGCCAACCGGACCGTGCCCGACGACACCGTTCGCACGCAGCACACGGCGATGGTCCGCTCCCACCCGAAGCTGCTGGCCGAGGGCTTCAACGAGGTCTTCTTCTCCGAGAGCCTGTGCCAGCTGCTCCCGTTCCTCCAGCGCCTGGGCGATGCCCGGCAGGCCGACCTCGGGCTGGACGGCGGCGACGGCCTGGGCGAGATGCTGCTCGTCCGCCGGGTGTTCGGCGAAGAGGTTCTCCCGCTGTGGCGGTGGAAGCCCGGCTCGAAGGCCGCCGGCGGCGACCGCGTCGCGGAGATCCACCTCGGCCAGCAGTAG
- a CDS encoding RRQRL motif-containing zinc-binding protein, giving the protein MPRPRKKRRREVNRVSRSDALMPEYDRGCVPDGLVTRRQLRDMGLSPGRNEGAVAILRCRLCATRPQWSCTHPTRGYLLRVDRAKPKRVPTLAQERALDQAMAARQTCGECGRRFYICLSKKLGCCLECFDGTPVDPSSCMTGPAPAAHRLAA; this is encoded by the coding sequence ATGCCCCGCCCGCGGAAGAAGCGCCGCCGCGAGGTGAACCGGGTGTCGCGCAGCGACGCGCTGATGCCCGAGTACGACCGCGGGTGCGTCCCCGACGGCCTGGTCACCCGGCGCCAGTTACGGGACATGGGCCTGAGCCCCGGCAGGAACGAGGGCGCGGTCGCAATCCTGCGGTGCAGGCTGTGCGCCACCCGGCCGCAGTGGTCCTGCACCCACCCCACCCGCGGCTACCTGCTCCGCGTCGACCGTGCCAAGCCCAAGCGGGTCCCGACGCTCGCCCAGGAGCGAGCTCTGGACCAGGCGATGGCGGCCCGGCAGACCTGCGGCGAGTGCGGCCGCCGGTTCTACATCTGCCTCTCCAAGAAGCTCGGCTGCTGCCTGGAGTGCTTCGACGGCACCCCCGTGGACCCGAGCAGCTGCATGACCGGCCCGGCGCCCGCCGCGCACCGACTGGCCGCGTGA